One window of the Actinomyces wuliandei genome contains the following:
- a CDS encoding sugar transferase → MTTSPLTLPVPEQRQPPSSGPGTTIPAPRSPWARVRADLMTWLVLNDLCAVALPAWVVAGVRRPEAALPVLLTGLLMIVTAWLLGALGMDTIEQGSPSAGHLLTAGLATVPAAALLAGMPVAELLAGTASTATPTETAVFMGLAAQVILAMAGRQVESAWLRRRRLEGYGLRRTLIIMGPGAQPMLTHLRRHPMDGFLIVGYLSSGQEASVHPAAPVRSPQHIASVVRAEQIDVVMTVGSVLPEDLVTVMRGLESTQTRLIVAPGLQDVVPGRMRGLSITNGWTGLIAVRTRRTRDLGKSLFDRLVGSLLLLAASPLLLVTALAVRLDSAGPAFYAQERVGREGVPFTMWKFRSMYSDADQRRDSVVSAGGDAGNEVMFKDREDPRITRVGRTIRRLSIDELPQLLNVVRGEMSLVGPRPALPHEVEQYDAEARRRLLVKPGMTGLWQVSGRSDLSWASTVALDRHYVDNRGGALDARIFADTLRAVIGGKGAY, encoded by the coding sequence TTGACCACCTCCCCCTTGACGCTGCCGGTGCCAGAGCAGCGCCAGCCACCCTCGTCGGGGCCTGGCACCACCATCCCCGCCCCTCGCAGCCCTTGGGCCCGCGTGCGCGCAGACCTGATGACCTGGCTGGTCCTCAACGACCTGTGCGCCGTCGCCCTGCCCGCCTGGGTCGTCGCAGGTGTCCGACGCCCCGAGGCAGCACTGCCCGTCCTCCTGACCGGGCTGCTCATGATCGTCACCGCCTGGCTCCTAGGGGCCCTGGGGATGGACACGATCGAGCAGGGCAGCCCGTCAGCGGGCCACCTCCTCACGGCAGGACTGGCAACTGTCCCCGCAGCCGCACTCCTGGCAGGGATGCCGGTCGCAGAGCTGCTGGCAGGCACCGCCTCAACCGCCACCCCCACCGAGACAGCCGTGTTCATGGGGCTCGCGGCTCAGGTCATCCTGGCCATGGCTGGGCGCCAGGTCGAGTCCGCGTGGCTGCGCCGACGCCGCTTGGAGGGCTACGGCCTGCGCCGGACCCTTATCATCATGGGCCCCGGGGCGCAGCCTATGCTCACCCACCTGCGCAGGCACCCGATGGACGGGTTCCTCATCGTAGGCTACCTGTCCTCCGGCCAGGAGGCCTCGGTGCACCCGGCGGCACCGGTCCGCAGCCCCCAGCACATCGCCTCGGTGGTCCGGGCGGAGCAGATTGACGTGGTCATGACGGTCGGGTCGGTGCTGCCTGAGGACCTGGTCACAGTCATGCGTGGCCTGGAGTCCACCCAGACCCGCCTCATCGTAGCCCCCGGCCTGCAGGACGTCGTCCCGGGACGCATGCGCGGCCTGTCCATCACCAACGGCTGGACCGGGCTCATCGCTGTGAGGACACGTCGCACACGCGACCTGGGCAAGTCGCTGTTCGACCGGCTGGTGGGCTCCCTGCTGCTCCTGGCAGCCTCGCCCCTGCTGCTGGTGACCGCCCTCGCCGTGCGCCTGGACTCCGCCGGCCCTGCGTTCTACGCCCAGGAGCGTGTGGGCCGGGAGGGCGTCCCCTTTACCATGTGGAAGTTCCGCTCCATGTACTCCGACGCTGACCAGCGTCGGGACTCCGTGGTCAGCGCGGGCGGGGACGCAGGCAACGAGGTCATGTTCAAGGACAGGGAGGACCCTCGTATCACCCGTGTGGGACGAACCATCCGCCGCCTGTCCATCGACGAGCTGCCCCAGCTGCTTAACGTGGTGCGCGGCGAGATGAGCCTGGTGGGCCCCCGTCCCGCGCTCCCCCACGAGGTCGAGCAGTACGATGCCGAGGCGCGCCGACGGCTTCTGGTCAAACCTGGCATGACGGGCCTGTGGCAGGTCTCCGGGCGCTCCGACCTGTCCTGGGCCTCCACCGTGGCACTGGACAGGCACTACGTGGACAACCGTGGCGGGGCGCTGGACGCGAGGATCTTCGCCGACACGCTGCGCGCCGTCATCGGCGGGAAGGGAGCCTACTAA
- a CDS encoding adenylyltransferase/cytidyltransferase family protein, producing the protein MHVGYVPGGFDMLHVGHLNILKEAAQRCDHLIAGVATDESLERMKGRPPIVPLTERMAMVAAMRMVDAVVPDYDQDKRLAWHRAPFTILFKGTDWQGTDKGLRLEEEMAEVGARVVYLPYTPTTSSTMLRRTLLQEVASHSHQGVQ; encoded by the coding sequence ATGCACGTGGGATACGTACCCGGCGGGTTCGACATGCTGCACGTGGGGCACCTCAACATCCTGAAGGAGGCTGCCCAGCGCTGCGACCACCTCATCGCGGGTGTAGCCACAGACGAGTCGTTGGAACGGATGAAGGGACGACCCCCCATCGTGCCCCTGACGGAACGGATGGCCATGGTCGCCGCCATGCGCATGGTCGACGCCGTGGTCCCCGACTACGACCAGGACAAGCGCCTGGCGTGGCACCGCGCCCCCTTCACCATCCTGTTCAAGGGCACGGACTGGCAGGGCACAGACAAGGGTCTACGCCTTGAGGAGGAGATGGCAGAGGTCGGCGCCCGCGTCGTCTACCTGCCCTACACCCCCACCACCTCCTCCACGATGCTGCGGCGCACGCTGCTCCAGGAGGTCGCCTCGCACAGCCACCAAGGGGTTCAGTGA
- a CDS encoding fibronectin type III domain-containing protein: MSSADPAPVPVPPAPESPSPTSSLATRGSRRAAAGHRSLGARLGQHLPVLRRLPAPRGLHGLPGTTRRLTRRLLVRQRLSALTALLCVTVLVLAAWLHDGTAQADLRLHDGGVWVTSASDHLVARLNYPSREVDGAIRTTSASFDVTQDAADVLVPDTTDGSVATVDVAQVSFSEHTQLSQADTVLQGGDRVVAVNSAEGTVRATTVDAVGSLAAVSPLISSMPDVTAVAGQDGSIHAVSATTGSLVSLPATADGWETAAATSLSPTPGTDLAVTAVGDQPVVLERGTGVLHLPEGGTTDLGQPGLTLQQAGPSADSVLVASRTALVSVPLDGGEVTEIPAGSGSSGQDSGDAQAGTAPEGVAAQPVRLGRCVYAAWSGSGQFVRECSGITGGNETLHDESLATSSAPVFRVNRDAIVLNDLETGSVWLPDEELVLLDDWTDVTAQTDDSSDVQDDSADTSEAQSPPERTEENHAPEASDDTFGARPGRSTLLPVLANDSDPDGDVLTATPLDTGGTVTAAPAQGGLALTLEVPSEATGTYSVPYTADDGRGMSDSAVATVEVHGWEVNEAPEQTTVPSLTVTEGAAGSLSVLGSWLDPDGDDLYLVSAHGEGLDVKASSEGTVTVREMGAGAGTREMTVVVSDGQETSTGTVSVEVRTAETAPPVANADHVRVVAGSRVVVSPLDNDTSPSGTPLHLADVQDAPTGTEVSVDQQAGVFTFSTDSSEASGQDQTLYLTYDVMDGAGTSQGIVRIDVVARAEATVPPEVEDDTALLADSGATTVDPLSNDFDPSGGILVLQSVTAPADSGVTVTVVEHSLLQVSAAGPVPPGTSVEYTVTNGTATTTGTVSIVPVASTDPQPPVVGDDTAVVRAGDVVSVPVLDNDSSPSGLALSVSPELGLAGQDLGTAWVSQDTVRFRADDQAGRTTLSYTATDAHGQATSGAVTIEVRPRDDDANSAPSPRGLEARTVSTSPAAVTVPLDGIDPDGDSVSLVGLDQAPSLGTVDVSSTWLTYTPLEDATGTDTFTYVVEDRLGAQATATVRVGVAAATETNIAPVATDDLVVAQPGRTVAVDVLSNDLDADGDTLSLEGAPTPSDPALGVSTRGGRLVADLPQEEGVYSVTYTVSDGRGGLDTGTVTVQVSREAPLASPVGVDDYVTVDQVDAQGVVTVPVLDNDLDADGSPWDLTLSTDEPDVQVSEDSITLTVGEEPRLVLYTVTDADGLTGNAVVVVPSRSALRPRLDAASVPVRVPADTPTDIPLSSHVLTRAGTSAVVTDPSTVHTGAGTQEATLADGGGVLRLTPDDGFTGRTSVTLTVADGTGPEALSATLTLPVTVDATSNTPPVLTPTEITAAPGEEPVAVDLTSMTTDPDETDTLSFSVGSAPEGFEVALSGSTLSVTALAGADEGTAGSVEVTVSDGVNDPVTSTLPLRVGGSARPLMTTVPASLDSDGSPVSVDIATLVTNPFPDEPVTLNGTPQVDSGQGDVSVSGTTVTISPATGFHGRMSVSYRVMDATGSPDREVSGTVLVTVAAAPEAPTAVRAEATGATAMTVRWSPGADNGSPVTGYTLTEVGGAGRWSCSGSPCQATGLTPGRSYSFQVVATSAAGDSVPSAPSPPEVFSVAADVPAAPVLSAGQGELTVSWSAVPPIEGATMRYEVRLSDGTTHTTQGTSLTLRAPSVSAGTAYTATVRAVPSTGEPSAYSSPSASATPYDAPGPPGTPQVRASGSSLTVSWSPAAANGSPVRYTVRYSGPEGSGSKDVGSSTSYTVNATSGTWSFTVVASNDAGSTSSSSAEYTHRTEPLAPSAPSAQATGSNGRIQVSASARAGNGWASSDLTVQYSVDQVTWTSSTTISGLTDGKSYTVYARVVSSDQRASSVVSGASVTPHGPPSAPAISCSAGRGDHVVCSWSPGASGGLPNTYERRWRADDDDKWEGPASLDSGKSFGFRADDDDAQACVRARNSAGQYSDWACDEVDM, encoded by the coding sequence GTGAGCTCAGCAGATCCGGCTCCCGTCCCCGTTCCCCCTGCCCCCGAGAGCCCCAGCCCCACCAGCAGCCTCGCGACCCGTGGCAGCCGCAGGGCAGCAGCCGGTCACCGGAGCCTGGGCGCACGCCTGGGTCAGCATCTGCCTGTCCTCCGCCGCCTGCCCGCTCCCCGTGGTCTCCACGGTCTCCCCGGCACGACCCGACGGCTGACCCGCAGGCTCCTGGTACGCCAGCGGCTGTCCGCGCTCACAGCCCTGCTGTGCGTCACCGTCCTGGTCCTTGCTGCCTGGCTGCACGACGGTACAGCCCAGGCGGACCTGCGTCTGCACGACGGCGGCGTCTGGGTGACCTCTGCCTCCGACCACCTGGTGGCCCGCCTTAACTACCCGTCGCGGGAGGTAGACGGGGCGATCCGCACCACCTCGGCCTCCTTCGACGTCACCCAGGACGCCGCAGACGTCCTGGTACCCGATACCACCGACGGCTCAGTCGCCACCGTGGACGTGGCCCAGGTCAGCTTCTCTGAGCACACCCAGCTCTCCCAGGCGGACACTGTCCTCCAGGGAGGTGACCGGGTGGTCGCTGTCAACAGTGCCGAGGGCACCGTCCGGGCCACCACGGTTGACGCGGTCGGGTCCCTGGCGGCGGTCTCCCCGCTGATCAGCAGCATGCCCGACGTCACCGCGGTCGCGGGCCAGGACGGGTCGATCCACGCGGTCTCAGCCACGACCGGGTCCCTGGTCTCCCTGCCAGCCACCGCAGACGGCTGGGAGACAGCTGCTGCCACCTCCCTCTCCCCCACCCCCGGGACCGATCTGGCGGTCACGGCAGTCGGGGACCAGCCCGTGGTCCTGGAGCGGGGCACCGGAGTCCTCCACCTGCCCGAGGGAGGCACCACGGACCTGGGCCAGCCCGGACTGACCCTGCAGCAGGCCGGTCCGTCAGCAGACTCGGTCCTGGTCGCCTCCCGGACCGCCCTGGTCTCCGTGCCCCTGGACGGGGGCGAAGTGACCGAGATACCCGCCGGCTCCGGATCCTCCGGCCAGGACAGCGGGGACGCCCAGGCGGGCACGGCGCCTGAGGGCGTCGCGGCCCAGCCGGTGCGCCTGGGCCGCTGTGTCTACGCAGCCTGGTCCGGGTCGGGCCAGTTCGTCCGGGAGTGCTCCGGGATCACCGGCGGCAACGAGACCCTCCATGACGAGTCCCTGGCCACGTCCTCTGCCCCGGTGTTCCGGGTCAACCGCGATGCCATCGTGCTCAACGACCTGGAGACTGGCAGCGTCTGGCTCCCAGACGAGGAGCTTGTCCTGCTTGACGACTGGACCGACGTCACAGCCCAGACCGACGACTCCTCCGACGTCCAGGACGACTCCGCCGACACCTCCGAGGCCCAGTCCCCTCCAGAGCGCACCGAGGAGAACCACGCCCCCGAGGCCAGTGACGACACCTTCGGGGCCAGACCCGGGCGCTCCACGCTCCTGCCCGTCCTCGCCAACGACTCCGACCCTGACGGAGACGTCCTCACCGCCACGCCGTTGGACACCGGGGGGACTGTCACGGCCGCACCCGCCCAGGGGGGGCTCGCCCTGACTCTTGAGGTGCCCTCTGAGGCCACCGGCACCTACTCCGTCCCCTACACGGCTGACGACGGGCGAGGAATGAGCGACTCCGCCGTGGCCACGGTGGAGGTCCACGGCTGGGAGGTCAACGAGGCCCCCGAGCAGACCACCGTCCCCAGCCTGACCGTCACGGAAGGAGCCGCTGGCTCCCTGAGCGTCCTGGGCAGCTGGCTCGACCCTGACGGGGACGACCTCTACCTTGTCTCCGCCCACGGAGAGGGCCTGGACGTCAAGGCCTCCAGCGAGGGCACCGTCACCGTGAGGGAGATGGGCGCCGGCGCGGGGACCAGGGAGATGACCGTCGTGGTCTCCGACGGCCAGGAGACCAGCACCGGGACCGTGTCCGTGGAGGTCAGGACAGCGGAGACAGCCCCTCCTGTGGCCAATGCCGACCACGTCCGCGTCGTGGCCGGCTCGCGGGTGGTGGTCTCCCCGCTGGACAACGACACCTCCCCCTCCGGCACGCCGCTGCACCTGGCCGACGTCCAGGACGCACCGACCGGCACCGAGGTCTCGGTGGACCAGCAGGCGGGCGTCTTCACCTTCTCCACCGACTCCTCCGAGGCCTCCGGCCAGGACCAGACCCTCTACCTGACCTACGACGTCATGGACGGAGCAGGCACCTCCCAGGGGATCGTACGCATCGACGTCGTGGCCCGGGCCGAGGCGACCGTGCCCCCGGAGGTGGAGGACGACACCGCGCTCCTGGCGGACTCGGGCGCGACGACCGTCGACCCGCTGTCCAACGACTTCGACCCCTCCGGGGGCATCCTGGTGCTGCAGTCCGTCACCGCTCCCGCTGACTCCGGGGTCACGGTCACGGTCGTGGAGCACTCCCTGCTGCAGGTCTCGGCTGCGGGGCCTGTCCCTCCCGGCACGTCCGTGGAGTACACCGTCACCAACGGGACGGCCACCACCACCGGGACCGTCTCGATCGTCCCTGTCGCCTCAACCGACCCCCAGCCTCCCGTGGTCGGGGACGACACCGCGGTGGTGCGCGCCGGAGACGTGGTCAGCGTCCCTGTCCTGGACAACGACTCCTCACCCTCAGGCCTGGCCCTGTCCGTCTCCCCCGAGCTCGGCCTGGCAGGGCAGGACCTCGGGACAGCCTGGGTCAGCCAGGACACGGTGCGCTTCCGCGCCGACGACCAGGCGGGACGGACCACCCTGTCCTACACGGCGACCGACGCCCACGGCCAGGCGACCTCAGGGGCAGTCACTATTGAGGTGCGCCCCCGTGACGACGACGCGAACTCAGCCCCCTCACCACGGGGGCTGGAGGCCCGCACGGTCTCCACGTCCCCGGCAGCCGTCACCGTCCCCCTGGACGGCATCGACCCCGACGGCGACTCCGTGAGCCTGGTCGGCCTGGACCAGGCGCCGTCCCTGGGAACGGTGGACGTGTCCTCCACGTGGCTGACCTACACCCCCCTGGAGGACGCCACCGGGACAGACACGTTCACCTATGTCGTCGAGGACCGTCTCGGTGCCCAGGCCACGGCCACGGTCCGTGTCGGGGTCGCCGCCGCCACCGAGACCAACATCGCCCCTGTCGCTACTGACGACCTGGTCGTCGCCCAGCCCGGGAGGACTGTGGCCGTCGACGTCCTGTCCAACGACCTGGACGCTGACGGTGACACCCTCTCCCTGGAGGGCGCCCCCACCCCCTCCGACCCTGCTCTCGGGGTGTCCACCCGTGGCGGTCGGCTCGTCGCCGACCTGCCCCAGGAGGAGGGGGTCTACTCCGTCACCTACACCGTGTCCGACGGCCGAGGTGGCCTGGACACGGGCACCGTCACGGTCCAGGTCTCCCGGGAGGCGCCTCTGGCCAGCCCGGTGGGGGTTGACGACTACGTCACCGTCGACCAGGTGGACGCCCAGGGAGTGGTCACTGTCCCGGTGCTCGACAACGACCTCGACGCCGACGGCTCTCCGTGGGACCTGACCCTGAGCACCGACGAGCCTGACGTCCAGGTCAGTGAGGACTCAATCACCTTGACCGTGGGCGAGGAACCTCGCCTGGTGCTCTACACCGTCACCGACGCCGACGGGCTCACCGGCAACGCGGTCGTCGTGGTGCCGTCACGCTCCGCCCTGCGTCCCCGCCTGGACGCCGCCTCCGTACCGGTGCGCGTCCCAGCCGACACACCCACCGATATACCCCTGTCCTCCCACGTCCTGACGCGCGCAGGCACCTCCGCAGTGGTCACCGACCCCTCCACGGTCCACACCGGTGCCGGGACCCAGGAGGCGACCCTGGCAGACGGCGGTGGCGTACTGCGCCTCACCCCGGACGACGGCTTCACCGGCCGGACCTCCGTCACCCTGACTGTCGCCGACGGAACCGGTCCCGAGGCACTGAGCGCGACCCTCACCCTGCCGGTCACCGTGGACGCCACGAGCAACACCCCTCCCGTCCTCACCCCCACGGAGATCACTGCGGCCCCCGGTGAGGAACCGGTGGCCGTGGACCTCACGAGCATGACGACGGACCCCGACGAGACGGACACGCTCAGCTTCTCCGTGGGCAGCGCGCCTGAGGGATTCGAGGTGGCGCTGAGCGGCTCCACCCTGTCTGTCACTGCCCTGGCCGGGGCGGACGAGGGCACGGCGGGGAGTGTGGAGGTCACCGTCTCCGACGGCGTCAACGACCCCGTGACCAGCACGCTGCCCCTGCGGGTCGGGGGCTCGGCACGCCCGCTAATGACGACCGTGCCCGCCTCCCTCGACTCTGACGGCTCCCCCGTGAGCGTGGACATCGCCACCCTGGTGACGAACCCGTTCCCGGACGAGCCGGTCACGCTCAACGGCACCCCACAGGTGGACTCGGGGCAGGGCGACGTCTCCGTCTCCGGGACCACCGTGACCATCTCCCCGGCCACAGGCTTCCACGGCCGCATGAGCGTCTCCTACCGTGTCATGGACGCCACCGGCTCCCCGGACCGCGAGGTGAGCGGGACCGTCCTCGTCACGGTCGCCGCCGCGCCCGAGGCACCGACCGCGGTGCGCGCCGAGGCCACCGGTGCCACCGCCATGACGGTGCGCTGGTCCCCGGGCGCGGACAACGGCTCCCCGGTCACCGGCTACACGCTCACCGAGGTGGGCGGGGCCGGGCGGTGGAGCTGCTCGGGGTCCCCCTGCCAGGCCACCGGGCTGACGCCGGGCAGGAGCTACTCCTTCCAGGTGGTAGCCACCAGCGCCGCCGGCGACTCCGTGCCGTCGGCGCCCTCGCCCCCGGAGGTCTTCAGCGTCGCCGCCGACGTCCCGGCTGCCCCCGTGCTGTCGGCAGGCCAGGGGGAGTTGACGGTGTCCTGGAGCGCCGTGCCACCGATCGAGGGTGCCACCATGAGGTACGAGGTGCGCCTGAGCGACGGTACTACCCACACCACACAGGGGACGTCCCTGACCCTGCGGGCGCCGTCAGTCTCGGCGGGCACCGCCTACACGGCCACGGTACGCGCCGTCCCCTCCACGGGCGAGCCCTCGGCCTACTCCAGCCCCTCCGCGTCAGCCACACCCTACGACGCCCCGGGCCCCCCGGGTACGCCCCAGGTCAGGGCCAGCGGCAGCTCGCTGACGGTCTCGTGGAGCCCCGCGGCCGCCAACGGCAGCCCCGTGCGCTACACCGTCCGGTACTCCGGCCCTGAGGGCAGCGGCAGCAAGGACGTCGGCTCCTCGACCTCCTACACCGTGAACGCCACCTCGGGCACCTGGTCCTTCACCGTCGTGGCCAGCAACGACGCAGGATCCACCTCCTCCTCGTCCGCCGAGTACACCCACAGGACCGAGCCCCTGGCTCCCTCCGCCCCCTCCGCGCAGGCCACCGGCTCCAACGGCCGGATCCAGGTCAGCGCCTCGGCACGCGCCGGCAACGGC